A section of the Pseudomonas flavescens genome encodes:
- a CDS encoding transposase: MRNSYSNDFKIKAASMVLDEGQSVPQVCANLDIGPTALRRWVSQLRQEREGITPVGAKAITSDQREIQRLHALLKQKDRDIEILKKASALLLADAKEPSR; this comes from the coding sequence ATGCGTAACTCCTACTCGAACGATTTCAAGATCAAGGCGGCCAGCATGGTGCTGGACGAAGGGCAATCAGTGCCCCAGGTCTGCGCCAATCTGGATATCGGGCCCACCGCACTTCGCCGCTGGGTCAGTCAGTTGCGCCAGGAGCGTGAAGGCATCACGCCGGTTGGAGCCAAGGCGATAACCTCTGATCAGCGAGAAATTCAGCGGTTACATGCCTTGCTCAAGCAAAAAGACCGGGACATCGAAATCCTAAAAAAGGCCAGTGCTCTCCTGCTTGCGGACGCCAAGGAACCTTCGCGTTAA
- a CDS encoding IS3 family transposase: protein MNECCRVLAVSRSGFYNWRQRKGRPCPEREQLKAKLVRHHRATRGSAGARTLAKLLQADGHRVGRFKASGLMLEAGIASRQRRRHKYKSSGVEALTAPHVLKRRFDVKTPDTVWCGDVTYIKIGKRWLYMAVVLDLFARRVVGWSFSLISDAALACEALRMAIELRGHPTNVLFHSDQGCQYTSHRFRDELSRHGLQQSMSRKGECWDNAPMERFFGSLKSEWVPDGGYETEHEARVDVQIYITRYNTIRPHSYNGYRSPVAAEKLAA from the coding sequence ATCAATGAATGTTGCCGTGTACTGGCCGTCAGTCGCAGCGGCTTTTACAACTGGCGTCAACGCAAAGGCCGACCTTGCCCTGAGCGCGAGCAGCTCAAGGCCAAGCTGGTCAGGCATCACCGAGCCACGAGAGGATCGGCTGGTGCTCGCACGTTGGCCAAGTTGCTGCAGGCCGACGGCCACCGGGTGGGCCGTTTCAAGGCGAGTGGACTGATGCTTGAAGCCGGTATCGCCAGTCGGCAACGTCGCCGGCACAAGTACAAGTCCTCAGGAGTAGAGGCGTTAACGGCACCGCATGTCCTCAAGCGCCGGTTCGATGTAAAGACTCCTGACACGGTGTGGTGTGGGGATGTCACCTACATCAAGATTGGGAAACGGTGGCTTTACATGGCGGTGGTTCTAGACCTGTTTGCCCGGCGTGTCGTGGGCTGGTCGTTCTCGTTGATTTCGGATGCGGCGTTAGCCTGCGAGGCGTTGCGAATGGCCATTGAACTGCGGGGGCACCCGACAAATGTGCTGTTCCACTCCGATCAAGGCTGCCAGTACACCAGCCATCGATTCAGGGATGAGCTGAGCCGGCATGGTCTTCAGCAGAGCATGAGTCGCAAAGGCGAGTGTTGGGACAATGCTCCAATGGAACGTTTCTTTGGCAGCCTGAAGTCGGAATGGGTGCCCGATGGAGGTTATGAAACAGAGCATGAGGCCCGGGTGGATGTGCAGATTTACATCACGCGCTACAACACCATCAGGCCTCACAGTTATAACGGCTACCGATCACCCGTGGCTGCAGAGAAGCTGGCGGCCTAA
- a CDS encoding HDOD domain-containing protein, translated as MDITSLFAELHSLPSVPKVAQDLIQQFDNPATSLESVARNIERDPVIAAKVLRLANSARFRGSREANSVEDAAMRLGFNTLRTLVLASAMTGAFKVDTGFDLKSFWIRSFRVASIARTLAKQLKLDADAAFTCGMMHNIGELLIQSGAPDFARRLNRHPHREAAAQAAEETLQLGFGYPEVGAELARRWQLPALIQNAIAYQGKPAQAPDGSQYARLVAQAIHVEESLEAHGLTDEARQDLEGPLFEEVDLGKLFDALPAVLEADKAFGELLA; from the coding sequence ATGGATATCACCAGTCTCTTCGCCGAACTGCACAGCCTGCCCAGCGTTCCCAAGGTCGCCCAGGATCTGATCCAGCAATTCGACAACCCCGCCACCAGCCTGGAAAGCGTGGCGCGCAATATCGAGCGTGACCCGGTGATCGCCGCCAAGGTGCTGCGCCTGGCCAACTCGGCGCGCTTTCGTGGCTCGCGGGAGGCCAACAGCGTGGAAGATGCGGCCATGCGCCTGGGCTTCAACACGCTGCGCACCCTGGTGCTGGCTTCGGCCATGACCGGCGCCTTCAAGGTCGACACGGGATTCGACCTGAAGAGTTTCTGGATCCGCAGCTTCCGCGTCGCCAGCATCGCCCGCACGCTGGCCAAGCAGCTCAAGCTCGACGCCGATGCGGCCTTCACCTGCGGGATGATGCACAACATCGGCGAGCTGCTGATCCAGAGCGGTGCGCCGGACTTCGCCCGCCGCCTGAACCGTCACCCGCACCGCGAAGCCGCTGCCCAGGCTGCCGAGGAAACGTTGCAACTGGGCTTCGGCTACCCGGAAGTCGGCGCCGAGCTGGCACGCCGCTGGCAGTTGCCGGCCCTGATCCAGAACGCCATCGCCTACCAGGGCAAACCCGCCCAGGCACCGGACGGCAGCCAGTACGCGCGCCTGGTCGCGCAGGCCATTCACGTCGAGGAAAGCCTCGAAGCCCACGGCCTGACGGACGAAGCCCGCCAGGATCTGGAAGGCCCGCTGTTCGAAGAGGTGGATCTGGGCAAGCTGTTCGACGCCTTGCCAGCCGTACTGGAAGCCGACAAGGCGTTCGGAGAGCTGCTCGCGTAG
- a CDS encoding GGDEF domain-containing protein, protein MPKPLDHSDQTRRVMLKALLWVTMCFGVLFSIFNATRGLWLLAGMELAYTLVSLYMLLIIDRTQRLRALTIIYLVPFLTVMMFTLANPHTSVGIFAWIQTIPIILYLLLGLRLGLIGSLVFVSLGLYLYTLHYADKDPMDNMGFLLDIGLATLAITIFSHTYEQTRAITERRLIELISTDNLTGLANRSKLAEVFHRERNHAHRNHTPLALVYLDIDHFKQINDRFGHEAGDQALQHFAAVLSQRLRATDLLCRLGGEEFAALLPNTSAQQAAVIAEELRERLASTPMELNDAPLQMTLSAGVASLGADGDRLDELMNAADRRTYAAKRAGRNQVVADELQVCAGHQATS, encoded by the coding sequence ATGCCCAAACCGCTCGACCACAGTGACCAAACGCGACGCGTCATGCTCAAGGCACTGCTGTGGGTAACGATGTGCTTCGGCGTGCTGTTCTCGATTTTCAACGCAACCCGTGGGCTATGGCTGCTGGCAGGCATGGAGCTGGCCTACACGCTGGTGTCGTTGTACATGCTGCTGATCATCGACCGCACCCAGCGCCTGCGAGCATTGACCATCATCTATCTGGTCCCGTTTCTGACGGTGATGATGTTCACCCTGGCCAACCCGCATACGTCGGTGGGCATCTTCGCCTGGATCCAGACCATCCCCATCATTCTCTACCTGCTGCTCGGCCTGCGCCTGGGGCTGATAGGTTCGCTGGTGTTCGTGAGCCTGGGGCTGTACCTGTACACCCTGCATTACGCCGACAAGGACCCGATGGACAATATGGGCTTCCTGCTCGACATCGGCCTGGCAACGCTTGCCATCACCATCTTTTCCCACACTTACGAACAGACCCGGGCAATCACCGAGAGGCGGCTGATCGAGCTGATCAGCACCGATAACCTCACCGGCCTGGCCAACCGCTCGAAACTCGCCGAAGTGTTTCATCGCGAGCGCAACCATGCCCATCGCAACCACACCCCGCTGGCTCTGGTGTACCTGGACATCGACCACTTCAAGCAGATCAATGACCGCTTCGGCCACGAGGCCGGTGATCAGGCGCTCCAGCACTTCGCCGCCGTGCTATCGCAGCGGCTGCGCGCCACCGACCTGCTCTGCCGCCTGGGCGGCGAAGAGTTCGCGGCGCTGTTACCCAATACCAGTGCACAGCAGGCTGCGGTGATTGCCGAAGAACTGCGTGAACGCCTGGCCAGCACCCCGATGGAACTCAATGACGCGCCTTTGCAGATGACCCTCAGCGCCGGCGTAGCCAGCCTCGGTGCGGATGGCGACCGCCTGGACGAACTGATGAACGCAGCGGATCGGCGCACCTATGCGGCGAAGCGTGCGGGGCGAAATCAGGTGGTTGCCGATGAGCTGCAAGTTTGCGCCGGACACCAGGCTACGTCTTGA
- a CDS encoding cupin domain-containing protein, which translates to MANQPITVLRDTQPMPVVDACKWERIEGEPHTVNLNAYTSDDGSKIMGTWICTPGKWRVDYVKWEYCHFQEGYCIITPDGMAPIHLRAGDIFVVEPGMKGTWEVVETVRKYFVFA; encoded by the coding sequence ATGGCCAACCAACCGATCACCGTACTGCGCGATACCCAACCGATGCCCGTCGTCGATGCCTGCAAATGGGAACGCATCGAAGGCGAACCGCATACCGTCAACCTCAACGCCTACACCTCCGATGACGGCAGCAAGATCATGGGTACCTGGATCTGCACACCCGGCAAATGGCGGGTGGACTACGTGAAGTGGGAGTACTGCCACTTCCAGGAAGGCTACTGCATCATCACCCCGGACGGCATGGCGCCGATCCACCTCAGGGCCGGGGATATCTTCGTGGTCGAGCCCGGCATGAAAGGCACCTGGGAGGTGGTAGAGACGGTGCGCAAGTATTTCGTGTTTGCCTGA
- a CDS encoding DUF2076 domain-containing protein, with the protein MNSEEQTLIDGLFSRLQEAEHQGGLRDTEAEAQIKTHLARQPAAAYYMAQAILIQEAAIKRLDQRVRELEAQATEQQRQRSGNGGFLAGLFGGSQQSSTPQPAQRPAGWGETRFSQSAAASAVPPASAQAGAAVAQGGGFMRGALQTAAGVAGGVMVADLLTSMFHHDQPQEIVEVIREDLPAQDSFASDLGEAPYAGTEDIDTDAFDSSDFFDDGDTFS; encoded by the coding sequence ATGAATTCCGAAGAGCAAACCCTGATCGATGGCCTGTTTTCCCGCTTGCAGGAGGCCGAGCACCAGGGGGGATTGCGCGATACCGAGGCCGAAGCGCAGATCAAGACACATCTGGCCCGCCAGCCTGCTGCTGCCTATTACATGGCCCAGGCGATTCTGATTCAGGAAGCCGCGATCAAACGCCTGGATCAGCGCGTTCGTGAACTCGAGGCCCAAGCCACCGAGCAACAACGACAGCGCTCGGGCAACGGCGGCTTTCTCGCCGGCCTGTTCGGCGGCAGCCAGCAAAGTTCCACGCCGCAGCCTGCCCAGCGTCCCGCTGGCTGGGGTGAAACCCGATTCTCTCAGAGCGCTGCAGCATCCGCCGTACCGCCTGCCAGTGCACAGGCAGGCGCAGCGGTGGCCCAGGGTGGTGGCTTCATGCGTGGCGCCTTGCAGACGGCCGCGGGCGTGGCGGGCGGGGTGATGGTGGCGGATCTGCTGACCAGCATGTTCCACCACGACCAGCCGCAGGAGATCGTCGAGGTCATCCGCGAGGACCTACCTGCCCAGGACAGTTTCGCCAGCGATCTGGGCGAGGCCCCTTACGCGGGTACCGAGGACATCGACACCGATGCCTTCGACAGCTCGGATTTCTTCGACGACGGCGACACCTTCAGTTAG
- a CDS encoding SDR family NAD(P)-dependent oxidoreductase, which produces MDLHIKGRVALISGAAGGIGLATAKLLVEEGVHLLLTDKDQAALDKACADLPGEVLRVAADMTRQQEVDALVKAGEARFGQIDIVVHAAGVTGAKGDPLALPDSDYEEAWATDFFSAVRVARATVPAMRSRGWGRLVCITSENAVQPYWEEAVYNVSKAALGAFIKNLSYKEAAHGVLCNTVAPAFIETNMTDGMMRQRAEEQGVSFDEAVASFLEEERPGIVQKRRGQADEVAAAIALLVSERGSFINGSNLRVDGGSVQAVQN; this is translated from the coding sequence ATGGATTTGCACATCAAGGGGCGCGTTGCGCTCATCAGCGGCGCTGCCGGGGGCATCGGCCTGGCGACGGCGAAACTGCTTGTCGAGGAAGGCGTACACCTGCTGCTGACCGACAAGGATCAGGCCGCCCTGGACAAGGCCTGCGCCGACCTACCCGGTGAAGTGCTGAGGGTCGCTGCCGACATGACCCGTCAGCAAGAGGTCGACGCGCTGGTAAAGGCTGGCGAAGCACGCTTTGGGCAAATCGATATCGTGGTGCATGCCGCCGGGGTCACCGGCGCCAAGGGCGACCCACTGGCGCTGCCCGACAGCGACTACGAGGAGGCCTGGGCCACCGATTTCTTCTCCGCCGTGCGCGTCGCACGGGCCACCGTTCCGGCGATGCGCTCGCGCGGTTGGGGGCGGCTGGTGTGCATCACCTCGGAGAATGCCGTGCAGCCCTACTGGGAGGAAGCCGTCTATAACGTATCCAAGGCCGCACTCGGCGCCTTCATCAAGAACCTGTCCTACAAGGAAGCGGCCCACGGCGTGTTGTGCAATACCGTGGCCCCAGCCTTCATCGAAACCAACATGACCGATGGCATGATGCGGCAGCGGGCCGAGGAGCAGGGCGTTTCCTTCGACGAGGCCGTGGCGAGCTTTCTCGAGGAGGAACGCCCCGGTATCGTCCAGAAACGCCGCGGTCAGGCTGACGAAGTGGCGGCAGCCATTGCCTTGCTGGTATCCGAGCGGGGGTCGTTCATCAATGGCAGCAACCTGCGGGTCGATGGCGGCTCCGTCCAGGCCGTGCAGAACTGA
- a CDS encoding GGDEF domain-containing protein, translated as MAFDPLTMLTITIALALAAALYLAIEWQTVREPSLLFWSAGFALISVGSTLALLRSSGLLLVGIWFANGLLITAHWLFLVGVARFTETRLSRAWYLMVVVWFAMLLLPEGPLWSKVMLLVNSLLVALTALWASWLLRPQGKSLGAGAAQLRYVLLGHGLFYVAKTIPVLVPGTLIDLAAFRGEIIQISLVEGVMALMLIALSMTGTVRYRREKRIERLAARDPLTAMYNRRALEARAPRLLNEVSPRSPGALLLIDIDNFKLVNDLHGHSAGDRLLVALGEMIRLVLPEGSLAARLGGDEFVILLRDASHERIVSLGDGLRERFHGVAAQTFATPEAVTLSIGASLFDQPPASLAALIEQGDVALYQSKRGGRNSIRLVDRTLLGSPASAT; from the coding sequence ATGGCGTTCGATCCCTTAACCATGTTGACGATCACCATCGCCCTCGCCCTGGCGGCGGCGCTGTATCTGGCGATCGAGTGGCAGACCGTTCGTGAACCCTCCCTGCTCTTCTGGAGCGCCGGTTTCGCCCTGATCAGCGTGGGCTCGACCCTGGCCCTGTTGCGCAGCAGTGGCCTGCTGCTGGTGGGTATCTGGTTCGCCAACGGGCTGCTGATCACCGCACACTGGCTGTTTCTGGTGGGCGTGGCGCGTTTTACCGAAACGCGCCTGTCCCGGGCCTGGTACCTGATGGTGGTGGTCTGGTTCGCCATGCTGCTCCTGCCGGAGGGCCCGCTGTGGTCGAAGGTGATGCTGCTGGTCAACTCGCTGCTGGTCGCGCTGACGGCGCTCTGGGCCAGTTGGCTGCTAAGGCCTCAGGGCAAATCGCTGGGTGCCGGTGCCGCGCAGTTGCGCTATGTGCTGCTGGGCCACGGCCTGTTCTACGTCGCCAAGACCATACCGGTGCTGGTGCCGGGCACGCTGATCGATCTGGCGGCCTTCCGTGGCGAGATCATTCAGATTTCGCTGGTCGAAGGCGTGATGGCGCTCATGCTGATCGCCCTGTCGATGACCGGGACGGTACGTTACCGTCGCGAGAAACGCATCGAGCGGCTGGCCGCGCGCGACCCGCTGACCGCCATGTACAACCGCCGCGCCCTGGAAGCACGAGCGCCCAGGCTGCTCAACGAGGTATCGCCCAGGAGCCCCGGCGCGCTGCTGCTGATCGATATCGACAACTTCAAGCTGGTCAACGACCTGCACGGGCATAGTGCGGGCGACCGCCTGCTGGTGGCACTGGGCGAGATGATTCGTCTGGTGCTGCCCGAGGGGTCACTGGCAGCCCGTCTGGGGGGCGACGAATTCGTGATTCTGCTGCGCGATGCGTCCCACGAACGCATCGTCAGCCTGGGCGACGGGCTGCGCGAGCGCTTCCATGGCGTAGCCGCGCAAACCTTCGCCACCCCTGAAGCGGTAACCCTGAGCATCGGCGCCAGCCTGTTCGATCAACCGCCGGCCAGCCTGGCGGCGCTGATCGAACAGGGGGACGTGGCGCTCTATCAATCCAAACGCGGCGGGCGCAACAGCATTCGCCTGGTGGACCGCACCCTGCTGGGCAGCCCTGCTTCGGCCACCTGA
- a CDS encoding ion channel, with the protein MPKAHTYLIRYPSASLLFVQLLGIVLYPFMERLSEGRAIVGAFGIIVLAMSLRMVRSSPTIQWIAFTQAACILALTVAVEFEYNTALAILLAALESSFYFYAAGGLIAYMMEDQRASTDELFAVGATFTLLAWAFAHAFSVCQLLSPGSFTAAINPEAERTWVELLFLSFTTLSGVGLSDILPLRPFARALVMLEQFAGVMYIGLVVTRLVSLTVRPKPQ; encoded by the coding sequence ATGCCCAAGGCCCACACGTACCTGATCCGCTACCCTTCTGCCAGCCTGCTGTTCGTGCAATTGCTGGGCATCGTGCTCTACCCCTTCATGGAGCGGCTGTCGGAAGGCCGTGCCATCGTGGGTGCCTTTGGCATCATCGTGCTGGCGATGTCGTTGCGCATGGTGCGCAGCAGCCCGACCATCCAGTGGATCGCGTTCACGCAAGCCGCCTGCATCCTGGCCCTGACCGTAGCCGTGGAGTTCGAATACAACACCGCGCTGGCGATTCTGCTCGCGGCCCTGGAGTCGAGCTTCTACTTCTATGCCGCTGGCGGCCTGATCGCCTACATGATGGAGGATCAGCGAGCGAGCACCGATGAGCTGTTCGCGGTCGGCGCCACCTTCACCCTGCTGGCCTGGGCCTTCGCCCACGCCTTTTCCGTGTGCCAGTTGCTCAGCCCTGGCAGTTTCACGGCGGCGATCAACCCGGAAGCGGAACGCACCTGGGTGGAGCTGCTGTTCCTGAGCTTCACCACCCTGTCGGGGGTCGGCCTGAGCGATATCCTGCCGTTGAGGCCATTCGCCCGGGCGCTGGTGATGCTCGAGCAGTTCGCGGGGGTCATGTACATCGGTCTGGTGGTGACCCGTCTGGTCAGCCTGACGGTACGGCCCAAGCCGCAATGA
- a CDS encoding REP-associated tyrosine transposase, with translation MSLYRRARVAGASYFLTLTLLDRRSDLLTRHIDLLRETVRATKDRHPFHIDAWVVLPEHMHCVWTLPEGDSEVALRWKAIRFAFSQGLDKTEPRRLHQLIRGERGLWQRRYWRQRIADDLDYQRHLDYIHFDPVRHGYVSQAREWPYSSFHRAVRDGLYPADWTGSGCTDDEQNWGE, from the coding sequence ATGTCGCTCTATCGCCGTGCCCGCGTTGCCGGGGCTTCGTATTTCCTTACCCTCACCCTGCTCGACCGCCGCAGTGATCTGCTGACCCGGCATATCGATCTGCTGCGGGAAACGGTACGGGCCACCAAGGACCGCCACCCCTTCCATATCGACGCCTGGGTCGTGCTGCCCGAGCACATGCATTGCGTCTGGACGCTACCCGAAGGCGACAGCGAGGTCGCCCTGCGCTGGAAGGCCATCAGGTTCGCTTTCTCGCAAGGCCTGGACAAGACCGAACCGCGCCGCCTGCACCAGTTGATCCGCGGCGAGCGTGGCCTCTGGCAACGGCGCTATTGGCGGCAACGGATCGCCGATGACCTCGACTACCAGCGCCACCTCGACTACATCCACTTCGACCCCGTCAGGCATGGCTACGTGAGCCAGGCACGGGAGTGGCCGTATTCGAGTTTTCATCGCGCGGTGCGCGATGGCCTTTACCCGGCCGACTGGACAGGTAGTGGATGCACCGATGATGAGCAGAACTGGGGAGAGTGA
- a CDS encoding class I SAM-dependent DNA methyltransferase: MSANALYTDLSDHYDLMCADIDYKAQSHCIQRLQQLFGNGGNRHLDLACGTGPHVRHFLDAGYRSSGLDINQPMLDKAAARCPEAQFAVQDMCDFRVNERLDLITCFLYSIHYSGGIDRLQACIASVHAALQPNGLFCFNVVDKSKIDNSLFAAHSVNDDEGLFTFSSGWHYAGEGEKQSLRLSIEKTTAHEHLIWHDEHPMVAVTFAELQALLEPYFEVHVLEHDYEKILPWDQASGNALFACVKR; this comes from the coding sequence ATGTCCGCCAACGCCCTCTATACCGACCTGTCCGATCATTACGATCTGATGTGCGCCGACATCGACTACAAGGCGCAAAGCCACTGCATTCAGCGGCTGCAGCAGCTGTTCGGCAACGGGGGCAATCGGCACCTCGATCTGGCCTGCGGCACCGGGCCCCATGTTCGCCACTTTCTCGATGCCGGCTATCGCAGCAGCGGGCTCGACATCAACCAGCCCATGCTGGACAAAGCCGCCGCGCGTTGCCCCGAGGCGCAGTTCGCCGTGCAGGACATGTGCGACTTCAGGGTCAATGAGCGGCTCGATCTGATTACCTGCTTTCTCTACTCCATTCACTACAGCGGTGGCATCGACAGGCTCCAGGCCTGCATCGCCAGCGTGCATGCCGCGCTCCAGCCAAACGGGCTATTCTGCTTCAACGTCGTCGACAAGAGCAAAATCGACAACAGCCTGTTCGCGGCACACAGCGTCAACGACGACGAAGGCCTGTTCACCTTCAGCTCGGGTTGGCATTACGCCGGTGAGGGCGAGAAGCAGTCGTTGAGGCTGAGCATCGAAAAGACCACCGCGCATGAGCACCTGATCTGGCACGACGAACATCCCATGGTCGCGGTGACGTTCGCCGAGTTGCAGGCGCTCCTTGAGCCCTACTTCGAGGTACACGTGCTCGAGCATGACTACGAAAAGATCCTGCCCTGGGATCAGGCCTCCGGTAACGCACTGTTCGCCTGCGTGAAACGCTGA